In Silene latifolia isolate original U9 population chromosome 6, ASM4854445v1, whole genome shotgun sequence, the genomic window GTCATGTCGAGTTTGGGAATTGGGCGGGACAAAAAAGGTTACTATCGTTAACTGGTATAACTTCCGGTTAGGTCGGTTTGGATTCGGTTAATCTAATTTTACGGGTTATATCTAGCCAAGTTTAAGGCGGTTTGGATTGGATAAACTTTTACCTAGCAGCTCGTCAAGGTCGACGCCTAACTCAATTACTAAAGGCCTAATTTACCTAAACATTGAGTCATTAACCCCTCAAGATTTTATGAAAATTAACCTAGGTGTTCTTTCATTAGAAAACTATCGTTTCACTATCTCATGGAGATaaccaagaagaggaagaagacgaaATCATTGTTGAAATCGAAGTACATTCCAGTTGAATTATTACCTCTTATATTTGCAACATTGCCAGTGAAAACTCTCGTTAGATTCAGGTGCGTCTGTAAATCTTGGTGCTCCATAATTGATCACCCTGATTTCGTTTCTATGCATCTTAAACTCTGCAAAACTAATATTGACAGTAAAAAGTTATTAGCTATCGAGGGTTTCGGAGACTATGGTTATGAAGGATGCTTATTGACAGTTCGTCACAGTAACACACTTAGAAAAtctgctcaaattttcaaaagtTCTGAAATAATCCGTCTTTTAGGGAAGTGTAACGGGCTGCTTTTGATGTGGTACTCGAACGAATTGAGGTTGTGGAACCCTAGTATTAGAAAATCATTGGCAATTCCCCCTTGTCCGCTTTGTCAGCCATGGTTCTGCCCTGTTGTGTTTCTATTTGGATACGCGAATGATAGTAAGGATTACAAAATCATTGCTATATCATTCGAAGAAGATGAAATTAGGATGACGGGGCCTGTCAGAAATATGCGTGTTGCAGTTTATACGCTTAATGATCAACAATGGAGAGTGAGAAATAATCATGACCTTAATATCAGTTGTTGGTACTTCGGTCATATGTTTCCACATAATTATCATCAAACAAATGTATTAAAAGCTTTAAACTTTCAAGGGGCAGCATACTGGATCGCAAAGGACCCAAATAACCCTGATAGCTATGAATCAACTCATCTCGTTTCTCTTGACTTTGATTTGGAAAAATTCACGTACTTGGAACTCCCATTTGCTTCGGAGAAAAGATGGGCATTGAATTTTGTGTTTCGTCTTGGGGAATCACTTGCGGTTTTCAGTGCTTTTTATGAAACTGCACGCATATGGGTGATGAAACAGGAAGTGTGGACTCCgtggttttccgggcctttaagTTGGGATAATTGCCCACAGGAAACACCGGTGTTCTATAGCGAGAGTGATGCTGGTAGGTGTCTTCTCTCTGGAAAGTACTCGTATAATATTGATAGTTGCCAAGTTCGGAGTCTTGGTAGACAAATGAGCAGTCATTTGAATTTGGAAACGTATTTGGAGAGCTTGGCGTTGTGCAAAGGATACGGAGCCGAGGATTTGACGTCTTTACCTTGAGTAACAAATGCCACTCCTTCCTCATGCTGTCTTATTAGCATGAGGAAGGGAGTCACAGGCTTTGAACCTAGATGATGAGCACCAGCCTCGATTTTTTTATCAACTAAGCTAAACAAACATTCTATTATCTGCGTATGCAAATCCTTTTTTGGTGTGCGGCTCTTTTTATGACAGTCGATTGTGGCGTTTAAATCATTTATCAACTAAAATTTAGGAGAACAATTTGTCTTCGGTCTGATCTAGGAATTTAGGAGACTAATTTAAAGTATGGTGATGGATTCTTAGATTTACATTTCAATCGAGATCTAGTTTGATTGCAGTTTCCAGCATTCCCTTATGTAAATTGTTAGGAACTACGAATGACAATAATATTTACAGAACAACAGTAAAAGATCAGTCTACTTATGTTCGTTTTGGGTACAATTTGGACGTATCATTGTAACCGAATAAACTTGTGAAATAAGGCATACTTATTTTTTTAGCCTTTTGCTTTCAATGTCGTCCAACTAGTAGCTGTTGATAGTATTGTCTTGAGTTTTTAATAATACAGCTTATGTTGGCTGATCGTAGTTATTTAGCGAAATGCAGTAAGGATTACAAAACCATTGCGATCATTCGACACAGATGAACTTAGGAGTTAGGAGCCTGTTAGAGAAATATGTGTGTTGTTGCTGCTTATACGCTTCATGATGAACAATGGAGACTGAAAAATAATGGTTACCTAAAGCTTTAGTATGTTTCCGAGAGGCTATTATCGGAAAAGGGTATCTAAAGCTTTAATCAAAAAGCTTTAATCTTTCAAGGGGCAGCAGACGTGAGAGCTGAGCTATGACTCGACTCATctagtttaccttgactttgatTTGGAAATCTTTACCTACAGTGGAAATTCCATTTGCTCTAAGGAAAGACAGGTATCTACATTTGTTTCTCGTCTGGAGGAGTTTCAATTAGTCTCATTATAAATTGGTATATCTGTGAAAAGATATAGACGGGTTAAATATGTCATCAGACtcaccactttcataataagaTAGCCTCTACCATCCCACTTGTTTGTCATATTATGAAGGGTTTTTCTAATGTGTGTCCTAATGGCACATGTTAATAACCTATATGTGGAAATAATAACAAAATAATCTTATGAGATATCCAAAAATAAACTCATTTTTACTATAATTAATGAGATTATGAAGTTATTATTTCCACATATAtgttattaatgtgtgcccttatggcacacgttagaaaaacacTATTATGAAAGTGATGACATATTTGACTCATATAtaactttagacggatagtgtccgtctaaagtgagatttTGTGTTCGGTTTTCAATGGGTTTTTTCCGTGGAAGTGCCCGCATATGGGTGATGGAACAGGAACATTCTCACTTGTACTCCTTAACTTTTTTATTTTCTAAGGTGTACGAACCTGGCAAAATGGGTCGgacccgaatgacccgacccgaaaagtctgacccgagacccgaaaataacccgaacctgcttgacccgaatatgacccgaaacccgaactgacccgacccgacccagacccgacccgaacattgtctgacccaatgttgacccgacccgaggtgACCCAATCCGAAAAGACCCGACTCATAACTGACCTGATCCCAAATGACTTGAAGTGACCTAAAATGACCCGAAACGACTAGTACTAACTCATATTAATACTTTATATATATCAAAGTAAAGTTTCATTGGTTACAATAATCcctaataaatagttaaatttgcaaaatagtaTTTTTTAATCAAAATAGTATTAACTTAAGTGCTTAGCCATTAACTCAAAAGCAAGCCGACCTAAAATGACctatacccgaaaatgacccgacccgaattgacccgacaacaggtcacccgaaattgacccgaaacccgaaagtgacccgacccgaaatatgTGACAggcccgaaatgacccgacccaaattgacccgacccgtacccgacccgagtgacccgttttGACCCCTCgttttttagaagaaaaaaaTTGTCTGACAATATCTTTCGGCTACAAATTCAGAAAAcggcttttttttttcaaaccactAATCCTTACCATTTAAAAAGCCCCAACTTAGGAACTGTAGCAATGAATAGTTGCAAAGCAAGTCACACCCCTACCGTTGGATCCCCCTGGAAGATCTCCTCCCTCCATTTATCCTTTAACTCTTAGCCACAATCTAACCCTTTTACTCTGCCATTTCTCTTGACCGCTCTCCTCCGTCTTTGGTTTCTCGCATAAACTGATGATTTACCCCAGCAAAACCTAGGTATTTATTTCTGTTACAAAATTACTAATCTTTGTTGATTGTTGTACACTTATTATTGCTTCCTTTTACCATTGTaagttgttgttgtgttgttaaCGTGCTATTCTGTTCGATACATTGTCATTCCCGCCTTCAgtttttagtttagaaattagGAATTGTGAAATCGGCGTTTAATGTGCAGATAGGAATTATGATTTTAACATTTTCTGTGAAATGTGGTTGTTTTACTTCCCGATCTGCATccctcttgtttaattattgttgttattgttttaatttcttTTGATTTGCCTGTTGTCACGGAATCGCATCGCGATTGTGTATGATATTATTGCCGTAGTTATCATTCGAGTTCTTTGTTGTTAATATATAGCTTTGGTGTTGAATTAGATTTAGAAAATGTTATGTTTACGGGTACGTCCAGTGTTTGTTTGTTTGGGTAATGTCCGATTTGTTTGTTTAATTGATAGTGTCGTTAGTCAATTCGGGGTTTAAATGTTATGTTGAGCTTTCCCTGCTTAGTTAGTTTTATAATTCAATTTAGGATCTTTGAGATTCAATGGCGTGTCATCATTGTGGACGGAGGTTACAGTTATTAAACAGTTGTTGTGTATGGTTAAAACGTTGCTTCTGACCTTTAGAATTATAGTGTGTTGTGGGGTTTGTGGATAATTATGTTCTGATTTGGTTTGAAGATAAAGTTAGTTGTTTATTTGTACGTACCTTTTAATTTACCGTGTTTAATTGTGGCTTCTTTTTcatgtttgcttttttttttattgcttaATTTTAGTGTGTTTGGCCTTTTGAGAGTGCGACTGCCTGGGATTTGGATGTGGCTCATAGATCACGGATTGCTGGTAGGGTAGTTCTCATCCTCCATCTCCTTCAGGGCTCTCTCTTAATAACTGCTTGATTGCAGACATTACAAAAGGTATTTATTCTATTGATGCGCTTAGCTACTAGGAGGTTATTAGCTCTTACCAGTACAAAATAGGGTGGTTCATTTCACTCTACTCTTGAAGGTTATAAGCAGTTACAGCAGCAAGTTATTTAATGTATTTACGTATGCTTGCTCCGTTCCATGACTAATGTGGTTGTAGAATTTGTTGCCAGGTTCCACAAGCCGCACTTCAGTAGCCCGGCTTCAAAAATGCCTCTCCTTGAAGGTGCTTTATGCTTGCCATCCCTGTTTTATTGTTTATAACGCAAATGTTCTCGTAACTTATAATGTTTCACCTCGTACGGGCCTGATGTCGTTCTGTTGTTGCGGTCTAACACCTACAGTACTTTggcatctcttttttttttttttttaaaaaaaaaaacccgtCTATTGTGCGCTGAAATTTAGGCTTGTTATTAGGGCCACGGGTTACGCCCTCCATTTACTCTTTCTTTTATTGTTAATTAATGGTATTTTCCTTAATTATTAATTTTGTACTTTTAATTAATAAAAAACAAACACGTATTTCCCGCTTCTTTGTTGTTTAGTGCTTCTTCATTTTTTTTGGCCACTCTCGTATGTACCGTAATTTCTTAGCAACGCCAACTATGGCTTCATTTTATATTTAAGCCATACTTATTATGACTACTAATTTGTGTCCCCTGTTGTAATTGAAGGATGTTGCAGGATTCGCACCTTGTATTTGGTGATTCTCATGCCTCTCTCCCTTGGAAGGTACCTTTTTTCTATGGTACTTATTTTCGCTAAACGCTTGTCAGCAACTCTTTCTTCCATATTGAATTAAATGCTGGGCTTCGAAATGGTTATATTTCTGAGTTACGTCTTCGTTCATTCCAATTAATTACATGTGTTTGTACATTCCGGGTGGTTATATTCCCGGCTTTAGTAGGCCAACTTCCAACCTGCCTGTCCTTGAAGGTGTTTTGCGCTTGCCCTCTCGGGTTTTTGTTTTAGCATAATTGCTTTCTGACCTATTAATGTTTATTATTATACGGGTCTCTCATTCCCGTGGTTGTTGTTTCTGAAGCAGGGCTTATGGCCGTGGTCCTGACTAGAGAAAGATACGATTTCCATTACTGATCGACGAAGGTTATTAGCATTGTGATTTCGTACTTCATGGGGTTCGAGTTGTGTCCATAGACCTGAGCTGGAATTGGTTTTTATTTTCCTGACAGGTTAAAGGTGCTATTAGTGGAAAAATGGTCCATTTTGACACAGTGCGCGGTTTGGTCTTTTAGTTTTTGGGGTGATCTAACTCGGCGTTTTAACTGTTTTCGTTTAGGATTTAAAAAAAAAGCCTCGACTTTGAAGGATTCTCTACTGATTACCTTCTGGTTTACTTTGAACTATCAGGTGCGTGCTTATTCGTCCATTTCAACCCACTGCTCGTGTTGAATTGTTCATTGGGTTACTTGATTACGTGGTCGGGTctcattttgttaatttttttttaatgtcCGTAGAGTACTGCTGGGGGAGTACTGCCGGGGGCTGCTACTTGGGATTGAATTTTGGAACATGGCCTACGCCTCCAGTTGTTTTTCCTTTCTCCGAAGGGTTCTTATCGGTGACAACGATGACTTTGTTGATGGTTTCCTTTGAACTATGAGGTGCGTGTTTACTTGTCCATTTCAACCCACTGCTCGTGTTGGATTGTTCATTTGGTTACTTGATTACGTGTCCGGGTCTCATTTTGTAactttattttaaaataaaatgtgCTTAGAGTACTGCCGGTACTGCTATTTGGGATTGAAATTAGGATCATGGCCTAGGACTCCGACTTTTTTTATTTGTCCGAAAGGTTCTTAGCAAAGTGACAACAATGGCTTCGTTGATATTTAAACCATGCTTTGTGAAATCCGAGTTGTGTCTCGTTGTAATTGCAGGATGTTTTCCGCTCACGCCCGGGTTTGGCGGTTCTCATGCTGCTTCTCCTTGGAGGTACCTTTTGTTTACTTGTTTTCGCTGAAGGCTTACGAGCAGCTTTGTCGTTGAAGATGTCTCTTCTAATATGTTGTGAACTGCTTGGCCTTCTGAATTACGTCTTCGTTTGTTCATTCCAATTCATTGCTCgtgttgaatgacgtgttgaccTAAATATGATAGGGGTTTATATTAATTTTTAGTACGGGGTTAAGACCTGCTCTCGGCTTGTACCTAATATGAAAGGAAATATTGTAGTGAATTGTAGTGTAGCGTCTAATGATATAGTGGGCATTCTTGTAGGTATTACGTCTAAGCGTCGATACTTGAGAATGCTTGGGTAGTTTTATCACACAATCTATGGCAGCCTAAAGGAAAATTTCATGGATCACAGTTGTCATAATATAGGTCTACACTGTTGCAAAGCTTGATATAGATCTGAAAATCATTATTATTGGTTTTTATCTTTTACTCCGTAGTTAATATCTTCAGATACACTGCAAATAAAATAGCAAAGCTGGTACGCTGATATGTAAGTCAGGCATGCCCTAACGCCACCACGACACCCTCAAGGCCTCAAGGTTCCATCCTTGCACCACCACCACTTAGCGTTCTCACGACACTATTCTTCTGGTACCCCTACCTTTATTTGAGTAGTGATTTTGATTAGTTGAGTAGTCTGAAATAGGTATACGAATCTGTATTGAAAGTTACTTGAATAGTACATTTCATTTATTGAGTAGTCTCAGTTTGAGCACAATACGCTTAGCAGATAATAGCCGTGTTTAAGGCGTTTCATCGTGAAATTACTCAAATTAGTGAAAACCCATCTGAGTTTGGTTAGTTGGTGAATGGTAGTCATTCTGCCACTATCAAAGTAATTGAAATTAGCCTAGAAGCTAAAAAAACCGTACCTAAGTGATGTATTTTAAAGTGAATTGGCTTTTGACCTACAGTATTTTTCATTGATTAGTACATATATCTATTAGTTTCTTATACACTGTTTGTGCTACTTGGGACATATAAGCCAGAAGTGGTTCGATTTATAATCAAGTGCATGTGTAGATTCATACTTGAAAGATAAGCGAAATTTTCCATTTTCTCAAGTGAGTACGTATGAGCTACGACTAAGTATACTCCACACTCATTGTTACTTATGAATAATTTAATAGTGCATATATATAAGGTGACTTGGTTGCATTGGTGACTTTGAAGTGGCGTGGTAAGTGAATGGTACCTTCAATTTCGATGTTGGGTTCAAAATAGTCGCGGTGTATGGAGGATTAAAGACACACTTCAAGGATCTGGTGGATGGTTAGAGAGCTACCAAAAGACAAAGGTACTACTCTTAATGCTCATCTATTCTTTGATAGATCTTTAAGTTCATGTGGTGACGGCTTCATTATTTCGTACTACCCTAACACTGGCATCGAACCCGTCTTCTTCGTCCCTAGCCGTTTGTCATCCGAAGTGTGTTCTTATCTTGTATAGGACTGGTGTTGTGTTTAATTTGAGTAGTTATATGGGTATTCTCTTTATCCGTATTAAAAGCCTGTCTATCTTAGCTGAGTTTTTATTAGTCTTTTGTTTATATTTGGGCACTAATTGTTGGATTGAGAATAGTCGGGGAAGTTCTTGACATTACTTTGAAATTTAAGATTATTATTTTGTTCATATTCGCGTGTCGAGAATCCCTGGTCGTCTGAGTTGTTTACCTAAAGCCCCGGCAATGAAACCACACTCAAACTGGTTTTCTTGGTATCCAAGTCTCATGGAATTTTTCAGTGATAATGACGATAGGGAATACAATTGATCTTGCAACTATTGTCTTCAGTACTCAGGTATTGAAATCTAGGGAATTATGTATGCATGTCTATGTTTCTTTCCCCATTCTTTTTCGCAAAAttcacttttattattattattatcagagAAGATTGGTTACTTATGTGGGATGATGCTACAACAGATTTATTTAGGGCGTGTTTGGATTGatggatttggagggaaaagaaagggcgAGATAGTAGTGGATTTAAAATATTTGATCATGGAAATGCACATCCCTAGACGCAAAGTATTATCAGGTTTCACATTTAACGGCTTAAAGCCTTTGTACGTCTTGATTTTGTTTTCTGCTTTTGCCTACGCTGATTAGTCTTTAGATTTCAAGCATCACAACCGAGTATTTTCATTGTAGGAtttgttatataattgtgagttccACTAATTTGTTATTGTTCGTCTTTTTTTCTCATGTTCATTGTTTTTATTAAAACGCATTCCTTTTTACTGATCTAAGATTTAGTGTGAATATCTTTGATTTATCGTCAATGAGTTTAGATGCTTATGTAACTTTTGATTAGACTTGTTTCCAATGCTGGTTGATTTAGAAGGTTTTAATGTGAGTTTCTTTGATTTATCATCAACTACCTTTTTCAAATTAATTTACTTATTATCCcttttccttctttcttttcttcttctctactttcattttttttaatactttttaaatTTTAAGGCTTTATTTAGTAGAGGATAATCATAATTATCATTGTAAAATAATTAGATCTTTAAAATGGCAGGATGTTATGATCCAAACCCTTTTGGCGAAGAACAAGAAGTTAATCCCTTTTCTGTAAGTATCTTTATAAATCCCTTTCATCATTAGTTCTTTAAAggttttcatctttttttcttttttttattgaTATTTATGTATAGTTTACGTTTAGTTGTTCTTTGTTTAGTTTTTGGGGTTTAGTGTGGTTTAGATCTTTGGTGTGATTAATTAGATCTGTGATTAGTTTATTACTTCCTTCTACCCAATCATTTGCGTACAATTGATTCAAACAAgcctaaaaaaaatataaaaggtaaacaaatgattgagacacggGGAGTATGGTTTTAGTTGAGTCAAATTTAGTTAAGTGGTTGATAGGCTAATTGATTATTGACGAAAGATTATAACTTTTGGTGAAGGATTGCggatttctaaaaaaaaaaaaacaactttgTTGTATGATCCACTAATGACCGTAATGATCGTGTAATACCTGTAAGATGGTTCTTTTATGTATGAAAATACTCAATTGGTACTAAAAGGATCGTCTCATGTTGTAAAACGGTTGTATAGATCTGCTATAGGTGCTTGCAAGATGGGTGGTTGAATTGATTCGTCTTGATTTGGGTGATGATGGGAGTGTTGTGCATTGTTTTCATGTTTAAGTTAGTGGCAGAAGTTGGCATTTTGGAATGGTAGTAAGCTATTTTCATGGTGGTGAATGGTGATAGTGTTGGTGCCGGTTAGGCTGTTTTCGATAGAATTGTACCTCTGGCAGCATAATCACGAGGTCCCCATTTATTACTTTGTTAGCCCCTATTACCGATGTATCCAGACATGGGTTTGGTTTTATAGCCAGGTTTTTTAGTAATTCTAACAGTCATTCTAGAAAAGCTCACTATTGTTCTCGGCATTCATATTCGTCTTGCTCGTCATTTTAAATAACTTTTGTAACAAAAGTTTTATTATACTCAAGCTGTGCTTTAAGTGTATTTTACATAGATATATTTCTTGCGCTACTTTGTTATACCGACGTTTATGACCAGTTGAAAGGCCGTTTACGTTTCTACTTTGATGCCTACTAATGAGGTTTGCTGCTGCTTGTCTTGATTGAAGTAGGTCTGAAGACAACTCCTATCAAGGAATATCATATTACACTACGCTTGGAGGAAAAGTGGCAGTTGACATTGAACCGTCCAATATTCAAGATATTGTACCAGTTGGTGATGTGTCGGAAAACCTTATCCAAAAAGGCGACTTAGTTTGTTGTGTCAAATGCTTAATATCTAACCTATGGCTAGACTTGTGACAACATGTTTTAGCTGACGATAGTAGTTGAAATAGGACTAGAATATGTGATGAAATCGTTTGGAGCTGGAAGGTTAATGAATACTATGATGATGTAATTATTTACACAAGAAGCTCTATTTTGTAAGATATTTCAAGAGGTCCTATTTTGTAAGAAATTTCGACTACATGCTATTTAGTACGGAGTATATTGTTTGGGCTCTGGCGACCGCGTAGACATTTGATGAAGTGTATTTAATATTACTCTCATGTTGTTTATCTCAGTTCTATGGTTCtgcttgaaaaaaaaaaatttactacGTCCAAGTGTTGCTGCAATTTTGCCATCCATTTTGCGACTGTATTATTATTTTTGCACCAAACTTACATCTTTGCCAACTATGTGATGGCTACTATGCACGGTTCACCAATTCTAAGTACATGGTAGACCATCTTTTTTTCTGTTTCCGTATTTCAGGTTATTTCTGCTTAGCATTTCACCAAACTTACATCGTTGTAGTACTTGTGGTGTTCACTCTAGGCGTAAACTTACATGTGGT contains:
- the LOC141587658 gene encoding F-box/kelch-repeat protein At3g23880-like: MEITKKRKKTKSLLKSKYIPVELLPLIFATLPVKTLVRFRCVCKSWCSIIDHPDFVSMHLKLCKTNIDSKKLLAIEGFGDYGYEGCLLTVRHSNTLRKSAQIFKSSEIIRLLGKCNGLLLMWYSNELRLWNPSIRKSLAIPPCPLCQPWFCPVVFLFGYANDSKDYKIIAISFEEDEIRMTGPVRNMRVAVYTLNDQQWRVRNNHDLNISCWYFGHMFPHNYHQTNVLKALNFQGAAYWIAKDPNNPDSYESTHLVSLDFDLEKFTYLELPFASEKRWALNFVFRLGESLAVFSAFYETARIWVMKQEVWTPWFSGPLSWDNCPQETPVFYSESDAGRCLLSGKYSYNIDSCQVRSLGRQMSSHLNLETYLESLALCKGYGAEDLTSLP